Proteins from a genomic interval of Chionomys nivalis chromosome 7, mChiNiv1.1, whole genome shotgun sequence:
- the Ubald2 gene encoding UBA-like domain-containing protein 2, with product MSVNTDELRHQVMINQFVLAAGCAADQAQQLLQAAHWQFETALSTFFQESNIPNSHHHPQMMCTPSNTPATPPNFPDALAMFSKLRASESLQNSNSPMTAVACSPPANFSPFWAASPPNHQTPWIPPSSPNSFHHLHCPQPTWPPGAAQGPTQQKAMAAMDGQR from the exons ATGTCGGTGAACACGGACGAGCTGCGGCACCAGGTCATGATCAACCAGTTCGTGCTGGCCGCGGGCTGCGCGGCCGACCAGGCGCAGCAGCTGCTGCAGGCGGCGCACTGGCAGTTCGAG ACCGCCCTGAGCACGTTCTTCCAAGAGAGCAACATTCCcaacagccaccaccacccgcaGATG ATGTGTACTCCCAGCAACACCCCTGCCACACCACCTAACTTCCCTGATGCACTGGCCATGTTCTCCAAGCTTCGAGCCTCTGAGAGCCTGCAGAACAGCAACAGCCCCATGACAGCGGTGGCCTGCTCACCCCCTGCAAACTTCAGCCCCTTCTGGGCTGCATCCCCACCCAACCACCAGACGCCGTGGATCCCACcctcttcccccaactccttccatcATCTGCACTGCCCACAGCCCACGTGGCCCCCTGGAGCAGCACAGGGGCCCACCCAGCAGAAAGCCATGGCAGCCATGGATGGCCAGAGATGA